The Alkalihalophilus pseudofirmus nucleotide sequence CAAATAGAAGAACAGATTAAAGCACTCATTGTTTCAGGGCATGTAAGTGCAGGTACACCGCTGCCTTCTATTCGAGCGTTATCAAAAGATCTTGCTTGCAGTGTCATTACCACAAGAAGAGCTTATCAAAATCTTGAGCAGCAGGGGTATATAAAAACCAGCCAAGGCAGAGGAACATTTGTAGCTGAAATTGATGAAAGATCTAAGAAAGAAGCTAAAACAGAAGCTGTGTATGACACATTAAAAAAAGCAGTAGAAGTAGGACGTCGGCATAGTTATACCGATGATGAACTTAGAAAATTATTTGAAGAAGCGCTAATGGAATAGATCGATTACAGGGAGGGATATGTAATGATTTCGTTACAAGACATATACAAAAAGGTAGATAAAAGCTTCGAACTAGGCCCATTATCTTGCCAAATTGAACCGGGCAGTATTGTAGCACTCGTTGGGAATAACGGGG carries:
- a CDS encoding GntR family transcriptional regulator; translation: MKLPISVQEGSRTPIYHQIEEQIKALIVSGHVSAGTPLPSIRALSKDLACSVITTRRAYQNLEQQGYIKTSQGRGTFVAEIDERSKKEAKTEAVYDTLKKAVEVGRRHSYTDDELRKLFEEALME